Proteins co-encoded in one Rhopalosiphum maidis isolate BTI-1 chromosome 2, ASM367621v3, whole genome shotgun sequence genomic window:
- the LOC113552567 gene encoding THAP domain-containing protein 2-like, with protein sequence MVHRCVIYHSNSTKNPNYIFIGKFPKNPEKREVWIHKLDLKMHVKDWHQICSLHFSPMCYVFSNARKILKLNEVPVIHEVGEKLNNVAILPDLSLTPEDFSLTASVSQKKFTIKRKFHSSSRVGDLDEDDFITLNRTKRNLTVVKNSIFNLRRKNKLLRKKKCEATKKSKNLSNIINQLKEKCMISDVAAIHLEVLILLYS encoded by the exons ATGGTTCATCGGTGTGTAATTTACCACTCCAATTCAACTAAAAATCCAAACTATATTTTCATCGGTAA GTTTCCAAAAAATCCTGAAAAACGCGAAGTATGGATTCATAAGcttgatttaaaaatgcatgtaaAAGATTGGCATCAAATATGCAGCTTACATTTTTCTCCAATGTGCTATGTATTTAGCAATGCgaggaaaatattaaaattgaatgaagTACCagt taTTCATGAAGTAGgagaaaaattgaataatgttgCAATACTACCAGAT TTATCTTTAACGCCAGAAGATTTTAGTTTGACTGCCTCTGTTTcacaaaa aaaatttacgaTAAAAAGAAAGTTCCATTCTTCTTCAAGAGTTGGCGATTTGGATGAAGATGACTTTATAACACTTAATAGAACGAAGCGTAATTTGACGGTAGttaaaaactcaatttttaatcttcgtcgtaaaaataagttattacgcaaaaaaaaatgtgaggCTAccaaaaaaagcaaaaatctgtccaatataattaatcaacttAAAGAAAAGTGTATGATATCAGATGTTGCAGCTATACACTTGGaggtattaattttgttatattcttaa